The following coding sequences lie in one Pontibacter sp. G13 genomic window:
- a CDS encoding ABC transporter substrate-binding protein yields MELRAVLFMLCLGWLCQACTPGSTTVEQQGDFLFKDGVVYYSGPLNADVRSSLPADPQTFHPVNSYQSSKVQINSYLYESLISLDIATGEFVPDLAVALPTRSEDGLSYDFEIHPDAAWNDGRPVTAKDVEFSIKAILCPLSQADASRNLFEYIESLTIDSDNPKKFRITMTDYYFNNDYFGSQFVVLDQKFFDPEDKLANYSIPALKEGAESLSEDPELIAFAEYFNGPACSTDEAVFQAGSGGYYIESWTPGQEIVLKRNEKYWGKNLADKFHATKPEHIFFQIVSDQAALEVKIQNEELDVVTHLIPPSYAALLEDSLVNTLYNLSMTPRPSFVFIALNNRPDGVNQNKLFDDPTVRNAMALALPMDQIIDEILEGMAQRTSSPVPNFNMHYHDGLELVAFDQEKAKELLESAGWKDLDGDGVREKEVDGKLIPLSFEFLYPPQGQLYEDFVARLEYAWKQIGVECIPTPQPPAQYQRAVLTHDYVAALMATSSASVPYDFKQLFHSDSWLNGNNFFGFANEEADGLIDALRVERDPAARKEMANRIQEILLADMPILPLYVPMTKIAVHKRFNHGEAYPFRFYVNMNQMEMLRPE; encoded by the coding sequence ATGGAGCTCAGAGCGGTCTTGTTCATGTTGTGTCTGGGTTGGCTGTGCCAGGCATGTACACCGGGATCTACCACAGTCGAGCAACAAGGGGATTTCCTCTTCAAAGATGGGGTGGTGTACTACAGCGGTCCGTTGAATGCTGACGTTCGATCCAGTCTGCCGGCCGATCCCCAGACTTTCCATCCCGTCAATTCCTATCAATCTTCCAAGGTCCAGATCAATTCGTATTTATATGAATCCTTGATCTCCTTGGATATTGCTACAGGTGAATTTGTGCCAGATTTGGCAGTAGCTCTTCCTACGAGATCGGAGGATGGATTGAGCTATGACTTTGAGATTCATCCTGATGCCGCTTGGAATGATGGAAGACCGGTGACTGCCAAAGATGTTGAGTTCTCCATCAAAGCCATCCTATGTCCGCTTTCTCAAGCTGATGCTTCTCGAAATTTGTTTGAATACATCGAGTCTTTGACGATCGATTCCGACAACCCCAAGAAGTTTCGGATCACAATGACGGACTACTATTTCAACAATGATTACTTCGGGAGCCAATTCGTAGTGTTGGACCAAAAATTCTTTGACCCAGAAGACAAACTGGCCAACTACAGCATTCCTGCTCTCAAGGAAGGTGCAGAATCTCTTTCCGAGGATCCCGAGTTGATTGCGTTCGCTGAATACTTCAATGGACCTGCTTGCTCAACAGATGAAGCTGTTTTCCAAGCTGGCTCTGGAGGATATTACATTGAGTCTTGGACGCCGGGACAAGAAATCGTTCTGAAGAGAAATGAAAAATACTGGGGGAAGAATCTCGCAGATAAGTTCCATGCGACGAAGCCTGAGCACATTTTCTTTCAAATCGTTTCTGATCAAGCTGCTTTGGAAGTCAAAATTCAGAATGAGGAGCTGGATGTAGTCACCCACTTGATCCCTCCCTCCTACGCAGCGCTTTTGGAAGATTCCTTGGTGAATACATTGTATAATCTCTCCATGACCCCTCGGCCGAGTTTCGTGTTCATTGCCCTGAACAACCGGCCAGACGGAGTCAATCAAAACAAGCTGTTTGACGACCCAACAGTTCGGAATGCGATGGCGCTTGCCCTTCCTATGGATCAAATCATCGATGAAATCCTTGAAGGTATGGCTCAGCGAACCTCTTCACCAGTTCCCAATTTCAACATGCACTATCACGACGGTTTGGAATTGGTTGCCTTTGATCAGGAGAAAGCCAAGGAATTGCTTGAAAGTGCTGGCTGGAAAGATCTGGATGGAGATGGAGTCCGGGAGAAAGAGGTAGACGGAAAACTTATTCCGCTTTCCTTCGAATTTCTTTATCCTCCTCAAGGTCAGCTGTACGAAGATTTTGTGGCTCGCCTTGAATATGCTTGGAAGCAGATTGGCGTAGAATGCATCCCAACACCTCAACCTCCGGCTCAATATCAGCGGGCTGTTTTGACTCACGATTACGTTGCAGCACTCATGGCTACGAGCTCTGCATCTGTGCCATACGATTTCAAGCAGCTCTTCCACTCTGACAGTTGGCTGAATGGGAACAACTTCTTTGGGTTTGCCAATGAAGAGGCGGATGGATTGATCGATGCCCTTCGCGTGGAGCGAGATCCAGCGGCCCGAAAAGAGATGGCAAACCGTATTCAAGAGATCCTCTTGGCGGATATGCCAATCCTGCCGCTGTATGTGCCGATGACCAAAATTGCTGTTCACAAGCGATTCAATCACGGTGAGGCTTATCCATTTAGGTTTTATGTGAATATGAACCAGATGGAAATGCTCCGTCCTGAATAA
- the gldA gene encoding gliding motility-associated ABC transporter ATP-binding subunit GldA: MIQVADLTKVYGEQTAINRLNFSIGKGEIVGFLGPNGAGKSTTMKIMTCYLPPTSGTVEIGDFNIVDHPLEIRKQIGYLPEHNPLYLDMYVHEFLTFAANIHGIKGKEAKQRVADVIERTGLGREQHKKIGMLSKGYRQRVGLSQAMIHDPQVLILDEPTTGLDPNQIVDIRNLIREIGQEKTVIFSSHILSEVESIAKRVIIINRGDIIADEPTDNLRLLAEDQAEVRFEVKEAGFSTETISQAEGVREVEQIGDREFLVRSAPEVDIRPLVFEACVAQSHILLGMNLQKLTLEDAFRKLTQ, translated from the coding sequence ATGATCCAAGTAGCAGACTTGACCAAGGTATATGGCGAACAAACAGCCATCAATCGATTGAATTTCAGTATTGGAAAAGGCGAAATTGTCGGATTCCTTGGGCCAAACGGTGCTGGAAAAAGTACCACCATGAAGATCATGACCTGCTATTTACCGCCAACTTCTGGAACGGTAGAGATTGGAGATTTTAATATTGTCGACCATCCGCTTGAAATTCGGAAGCAGATCGGCTATCTCCCTGAGCACAATCCGCTCTATCTGGATATGTACGTCCATGAGTTTTTGACTTTTGCCGCCAACATTCACGGAATCAAGGGAAAGGAAGCCAAGCAGCGAGTAGCTGACGTCATCGAACGTACAGGACTTGGAAGAGAACAGCACAAAAAAATCGGAATGCTCTCCAAGGGATACCGTCAACGTGTGGGATTGAGTCAGGCAATGATTCACGATCCACAGGTATTGATTCTGGATGAGCCCACCACGGGACTCGATCCCAATCAGATCGTGGATATCCGAAATTTGATTAGGGAAATTGGTCAGGAAAAAACAGTCATATTTTCCTCCCACATTCTATCCGAGGTTGAATCTATCGCCAAACGAGTCATCATCATCAATCGCGGGGACATTATCGCAGATGAACCTACCGACAATTTGCGTTTGCTCGCCGAAGACCAAGCCGAGGTGAGATTCGAAGTAAAAGAAGCAGGATTCTCAACCGAGACCATTTCACAAGCTGAGGGAGTTCGAGAAGTGGAGCAAATCGGTGATCGTGAATTTTTGGTTAGATCGGCACCTGAAGTGGACATCCGCCCACTGGTATTCGAAGCCTGCGTAGCACAATCGCATATTCTATTGGGGATGAATCTCCAAAAACTGACATTGGAAGACGCATTCCGAAAATTGACCCAATAG
- a CDS encoding acyl-ACP thioesterase domain-containing protein: protein MSLIFSDSYPIRVHEINQRNQLSISGLLGILQDSAWGSAKSLGASVEQMHAWGIAWVLTRMKTTIHRLPELGEKVQVETWPSGTNRSFVYRDYRMWDEAGNCIVESTSTWLVLNMETRKMTSPQESLGPILQFPDDRTHLERATGRIPALSEATHSLQAEVKWLDVDVNRHTNNRSYLNWIWDSIPADWLSKHEIGEIDLIFKTESDLGDHLQILTEQESTETFLHTIKKSDSKISIHARTYWRSIP, encoded by the coding sequence ATGTCCCTGATTTTTTCTGATTCCTATCCGATTCGCGTTCATGAAATCAATCAACGCAACCAGCTGTCCATTTCAGGACTATTGGGAATCCTACAAGATTCTGCATGGGGAAGTGCCAAATCTCTCGGGGCTTCTGTCGAGCAAATGCATGCATGGGGAATTGCCTGGGTGTTGACTCGAATGAAAACCACCATTCACCGACTTCCAGAACTTGGGGAAAAGGTACAGGTTGAAACCTGGCCCTCGGGTACCAACCGATCCTTTGTATATCGAGATTATCGAATGTGGGATGAGGCTGGTAACTGTATTGTGGAATCTACTTCGACTTGGTTGGTGCTCAATATGGAAACTCGTAAAATGACTTCCCCACAGGAAAGTCTCGGACCGATTCTTCAATTCCCTGATGATCGTACCCATTTAGAGCGGGCCACAGGTCGAATTCCCGCGCTGTCAGAAGCCACTCATTCTCTGCAAGCAGAAGTGAAATGGTTGGATGTAGACGTCAATCGCCACACCAATAACCGTTCATACCTCAACTGGATTTGGGATTCCATTCCTGCAGATTGGTTGTCCAAGCATGAAATAGGGGAGATTGACCTCATTTTCAAGACAGAAAGTGACCTTGGAGACCATCTTCAAATTTTGACAGAACAAGAATCCACAGAGACCTTCCTGCACACCATCAAAAAGAGCGACAGCAAAATCTCTATTCACGCACGGACCTATTGGCGGTCGATTCCCTAA